One window of the Salminus brasiliensis chromosome 1, fSalBra1.hap2, whole genome shotgun sequence genome contains the following:
- the tlcd5b gene encoding TLC domain-containing protein 5, with protein sequence MTLFLVETSCSLIGWLSLYILLCYVNGKRGSEWNCRLVTLIHGVLIVCVTAYIGFVDGPWPFTHPGSENTPLQMLALLLSLGYFLFDMIWCVYFRTEGPVMLAHHTLSILGIVSALGMGESGIETCAVLFGSEITNPLLQARWFLKRTGRYDSLTGDAVDLLFITLFASVRMGIGGRMLYCELVSPKPKMVMKWGGVAIYGLSCVFMVDIARFACRKTRAKYRRWQEQRKLENANGHAGK encoded by the exons ATGACGCTGTTTTTAGTGGAGACGAGCTGCAGCCTGATTGGCTGGCTCTCCCTTTACATACTGCTGTGTTACGTTAACGGGAAGCGGGGCTCTGAGTGGAATTGCAGGCTGGTCACCCTAATCCATGGGGTCCTCATCGTCTGTGTGACCGCTTACATTGGCTTTGTTGACGGACCATGGCCGTTTACACACCCTG GGTCGGAAAACACCCCTCTTCAGATGTTAGCTCTGCTGCTCAGCCTGGGCTACTTCCTCTTCGACATGATCTGGTGCGTGTACTTCCGTACGGAGGGTCCAGTCATGCTGGCCCATCACACCCTGAGCATCCTGGGTATCGTGTCTGCACTGGGCATGGGCGAGTCGGGCATTGAGACGTGTGCCGTGCTGTTCGGCAGCGAGATCACCAACCCCCTCCTTCAGGCCCGCTGGTTTCTCAAGCGGACAGGTCGCTACGACAGCCTGACCGGAGACGCTGTTGACCTCCTCTTCATCACCCTTTTCGCCTCTGTGCGCATGGGCATCGGCGGCCGCATGCTTTACTGTGAGCTGGTCTCCCCCAAGCCCAAAATGGTGATGAAGTGGGGCGGTGTGGCCATTTATGGGCTCTCCTGCGTCTTTATGGTGGACATTGCACGCTTCGCCTGTCGAAAGACTCGGGCTAAGTACAGGAGATGGCAGGAGCAGCGGAAGCTTGAAAACGCCAATGGACATGCTGGAAAGTGA